A part of Desulfobacter sp. genomic DNA contains:
- a CDS encoding glycerophosphodiester phosphodiesterase, producing the protein MALAAGTPAGATAALKGEKIAMAQGVPHPAVIAHRGASFYAPESTEAAYRLARNLGADYLECDLQRTKDGILMALHDNNLKRTTNIASVFPKRADDPVSKFTLAELKQLDAGTWFNKEKKENGTPNLARQSFAGAKICTLEEFINIAEGKLADGSPDPRDNGNRPGIYIETKVATQFPGIEKDLYAYLKLRNWLGSSVKKAPKGFDAAKNIGVQYTPARTILQTFEPSSLPLLNTYMPHTPKVFLIWLYTQDEADAWGAAKVDQGDPAADLSRTYGPLRKSEPAKQAEGESYAQFSAKWEVLSKANYKRWLDWARANGATGTGPGAKLAGFNDPVKGAQSYMDTVKPWMNEMTHDLGMLVHAYTIDEPVDMKMVMDNGVDGFFSNKCDLALSFFGRKPFGTVSGILDAMNY; encoded by the coding sequence ATGGCCCTGGCCGCCGGCACCCCAGCAGGCGCCACAGCGGCCCTGAAAGGTGAAAAAATCGCCATGGCCCAGGGGGTTCCCCACCCGGCCGTTATCGCCCACCGGGGGGCCTCCTTTTACGCGCCGGAATCCACGGAAGCCGCCTACCGCCTGGCCCGGAACCTGGGTGCAGATTACCTGGAATGCGATTTGCAGCGGACCAAGGACGGGATACTCATGGCCCTGCACGACAATAATTTAAAACGGACCACCAATATTGCCTCGGTATTCCCGAAGCGTGCCGATGATCCGGTGAGCAAATTCACTCTGGCCGAACTGAAGCAGCTGGATGCAGGGACCTGGTTCAATAAAGAAAAGAAAGAGAACGGCACCCCGAACCTGGCAAGACAATCCTTTGCCGGTGCCAAAATCTGCACCCTGGAAGAATTCATCAATATTGCAGAGGGCAAACTGGCCGACGGCAGCCCCGATCCCCGGGATAACGGCAACCGCCCTGGCATTTACATTGAAACCAAGGTGGCCACACAGTTTCCCGGCATTGAAAAAGATCTCTACGCCTATCTTAAACTCAGAAACTGGCTGGGATCTTCCGTAAAAAAGGCCCCGAAAGGATTTGATGCCGCAAAAAATATCGGCGTCCAATACACCCCTGCCCGGACCATCCTCCAGACCTTTGAGCCCAGCAGCCTGCCGCTGCTCAACACCTACATGCCCCATACCCCCAAGGTGTTTCTGATCTGGCTCTATACCCAGGATGAGGCAGATGCCTGGGGCGCTGCCAAGGTGGACCAGGGCGACCCCGCCGCCGACCTGAGCAGGACCTACGGCCCCCTGCGCAAGAGTGAACCGGCCAAACAGGCCGAAGGCGAATCCTATGCCCAGTTCTCCGCCAAATGGGAGGTGCTCTCCAAGGCCAATTACAAGCGGTGGCTGGACTGGGCCCGTGCCAACGGTGCCACCGGCACCGGGCCCGGCGCGAAACTGGCAGGCTTCAATGATCCCGTAAAAGGCGCCCAGAGCTACATGGACACGGTAAAGCCCTGGATGAACGAAATGACCCATGACCTGGGCATGCTCGTCCACGCGTATACCATTGATGAGCCCGTGGACATGAAAATGGTCATGGACAACGGCGTGGACGGATTCTTTTCCAATAAATGCGACCTTGCCCTCTCCTTTTTCGGCCGAAAGCCCTTTGGCACCGTCTCCGGCATCCTCGACGCCATGAATTATTAA
- a CDS encoding acyl-CoA dehydrogenase family protein, which produces MSYPDPHNSYSFDDFLQWRESVDFYENDTFFQKVIRHYAPDQWEELDRAAREISPKVSHRWKKLAEEAAVPEKRPYIVHYDGHNHRIDRIVRPMETLALEKEIFAEKLFAPDCSPMEKMVKMYLIYQLGEACVCCPLTCTEGLVALLEYYADSPELKQILTHCREGFGEDIAIGSQFLSEIQGGSDVPANRVEAVETDGVWRLYGDKFFCSATHADYAVVTAKPRGSEKVGLFIVPAWLEGDKEKEIRNGYTINRIKWKMGTSELTTAEISYKGAVAYPAGPLDKGLSNVVGIVLTYSRLTVGISAAASMARAYREAKGYSKKRSAFGLAIGQFPLVNSQLGQMKQAARRTLAGAFKLYRDFLALDGGLKKGMAADEPLEMKEQRFNIRELVMLQKITASWDCTDVIRSAMSIFGGHGVMEDFSSLPRLYRDAAINELWEGPRNVLLTQMHRDFQRAREWYPPGRVVASMLDGADPDLVSRLSSEAEELVSHPNLFAPDPATLDACQRWDRFCSDLTHAYQDLALSEVLAG; this is translated from the coding sequence ATGTCATATCCCGACCCCCATAATTCATATTCCTTTGACGATTTTCTCCAATGGCGGGAATCTGTGGATTTCTATGAAAACGACACCTTTTTCCAAAAGGTGATCCGCCACTACGCACCGGACCAATGGGAAGAACTGGACCGGGCCGCCAGGGAGATCTCCCCCAAGGTATCCCATAGGTGGAAAAAGCTGGCCGAAGAGGCGGCCGTACCGGAAAAACGCCCGTATATCGTACACTACGACGGCCATAACCACCGCATCGACCGCATCGTCCGCCCCATGGAAACCCTGGCCCTGGAAAAGGAGATTTTTGCAGAAAAACTCTTTGCCCCGGACTGTTCCCCCATGGAAAAAATGGTAAAAATGTACCTGATCTACCAGCTGGGCGAGGCCTGCGTCTGCTGTCCTTTGACCTGTACCGAAGGCCTGGTGGCCCTGCTGGAATACTATGCGGACAGCCCGGAACTCAAGCAGATTCTCACCCACTGCAGGGAGGGATTCGGGGAGGACATTGCCATCGGCTCCCAGTTCCTTTCGGAAATCCAGGGCGGCTCCGACGTCCCGGCCAACCGGGTGGAAGCCGTGGAGACCGACGGCGTCTGGCGGCTATACGGGGATAAATTCTTCTGTTCCGCCACCCATGCCGACTATGCCGTGGTCACCGCCAAACCCCGGGGGTCCGAAAAGGTGGGATTGTTTATCGTTCCCGCCTGGCTGGAGGGGGACAAGGAAAAAGAAATCCGCAACGGATACACCATCAACCGCATCAAATGGAAGATGGGCACCAGCGAACTGACCACGGCGGAAATCTCCTACAAGGGGGCCGTGGCCTACCCGGCCGGCCCCCTGGACAAGGGACTGTCCAATGTGGTGGGCATCGTTCTGACTTACTCCCGGCTCACCGTGGGCATCTCCGCCGCCGCCAGCATGGCCCGGGCCTACAGGGAGGCCAAAGGGTATAGCAAAAAGCGGTCGGCCTTCGGCCTGGCCATCGGCCAGTTCCCCCTGGTCAACTCCCAGCTGGGCCAAATGAAACAGGCGGCCAGGCGGACCCTTGCCGGCGCCTTCAAGCTCTACCGGGATTTCCTCGCCCTGGACGGAGGGCTTAAAAAAGGGATGGCTGCCGACGAGCCCCTTGAGATGAAAGAGCAGCGGTTCAATATCAGGGAACTGGTCATGCTCCAGAAAATCACGGCCTCCTGGGACTGCACCGATGTCATCCGCTCCGCCATGTCCATCTTCGGCGGCCACGGGGTCATGGAAGATTTCTCCTCCCTGCCCAGGCTTTACAGGGACGCGGCCATCAATGAACTCTGGGAAGGCCCCCGCAACGTCCTGCTGACCCAGATGCACCGGGATTTCCAGCGGGCAAGGGAATGGTACCCCCCCGGCCGCGTCGTGGCATCCATGCTGGACGGGGCCGATCCCGATCTGGTATCCAGACTCTCCAGCGAGGCCGAGGAACTGGTATCCCACCCCAACCTCTTTGCCCCGGACCCGGCCACCCTGGACGCCTGCCAACGATGGGATAGGTTCTGCTCAGACCTCACCCACGCCTACCAGGACCTGGCCCTCTCCGAGGTGCTGGCAGGCTGA
- a CDS encoding DMT family transporter gives MTYTGEFIALATVLCWTVSVQFFEVASKRVGATPVNIIRISTALALFSVYLLIKNGAIVPTDFPARAWVYLSLSGIIGFFLGDICLFKALVELGPRLALLIFSLSAPMAALIGWAFLSEVYLPLQWAGMLVTLAGVVLVILEKNKAPDLPGRKAARRASLKGVLFGIGAMMGQAGGYVMSKTGMQTPDGFLDAFAATQIRALAAFACFILYFTITRKWGQVRAAARDSRAVAWTATGAVIGPFIGVSLSLKVLHYLTAGVASTFLSMTPVCIIPFSIYIHKERVSARAMAGAVVAVAGIWLLMNK, from the coding sequence ATGACCTATACCGGTGAATTTATTGCGCTGGCGACGGTGCTCTGCTGGACCGTCAGCGTCCAGTTTTTCGAAGTCGCCTCAAAACGGGTGGGGGCCACCCCCGTGAACATCATCCGGATATCAACGGCCCTGGCCCTTTTTTCAGTCTACCTCCTTATTAAAAACGGGGCCATTGTCCCCACGGACTTTCCGGCCCGTGCCTGGGTCTATCTAAGCCTCTCCGGGATCATCGGATTTTTCCTGGGGGATATCTGCCTGTTCAAGGCCCTGGTGGAACTGGGCCCCCGGCTGGCCCTGCTGATTTTCAGCCTCTCCGCCCCCATGGCGGCCCTCATCGGCTGGGCATTTCTATCGGAGGTATACCTGCCCCTGCAGTGGGCGGGGATGCTGGTCACCCTGGCCGGTGTGGTTCTGGTCATCCTTGAAAAAAACAAGGCCCCGGACCTGCCCGGGCGCAAAGCGGCCCGGAGAGCCAGTCTCAAAGGGGTGCTTTTCGGTATCGGGGCCATGATGGGCCAGGCCGGGGGATATGTGATGAGCAAAACAGGGATGCAGACCCCGGACGGATTCCTGGATGCCTTTGCCGCCACCCAGATCCGGGCCCTGGCCGCCTTTGCCTGTTTTATCCTTTACTTTACGATCACCCGGAAATGGGGGCAGGTGAGGGCAGCGGCCAGGGACAGCCGGGCTGTGGCCTGGACGGCAACGGGCGCCGTCATCGGCCCCTTTATCGGGGTCTCCCTTTCCCTGAAGGTGCTTCACTACCTGACCGCAGGTGTGGCCTCCACCTTCCTGTCCATGACCCCGGTATGCATCATCCCATTTTCCATCTACATTCACAAGGAACGGGTGTCGGCCCGGGCCATGGCCGGGGCTGTTGTTGCCGTGGCCGGCATATGGCTGCTCATGAACAAATGA
- the radA gene encoding DNA repair protein RadA, which produces MVKKKDKHIYRCRSCGGQAPKWMGQCPECGDWDSLVEERLVTATPGKAGKGRTAIAAKPVPIDSVEVTESQRLVTGIAEFDRVLGGGIVDGSLILIGGDPGIGKSTLMLQVLSILSKAGRKCLYISGEESVRQLSMRGQRLESASSNLYVVSETDLDAILSMADQDKYDAMVVDSIQTVFHPEITSTPGSVAQIREASMQFMRLAKQTGIPIFLVGHVTKIGAIAGPRIMEHMVDTVLYFEGDKSHIFRILRAVKNRFGSTNEIGVFEMREQGLAQVPNPSAVFLSERAAVAPGSVVTACMEGTRPILVEIQGLVSSTSLGTPRRTVLGLDGHRVALIVAVMEKRLGMNLAGLDIFMNVTGGVRILEPAADLAIAAALAGSFLDRPVEKETTLIGEIGLTGEIRAVSHAQARIKEAAKMGFTRCLVPTATMKQLSKIKGMTIESVSFLKDAMEVLFEG; this is translated from the coding sequence GTGGTTAAAAAAAAGGATAAACATATATACCGCTGCCGCTCCTGCGGGGGGCAGGCCCCCAAATGGATGGGACAATGCCCGGAGTGCGGGGACTGGGATTCCCTGGTGGAGGAACGGCTGGTGACGGCCACCCCGGGAAAGGCCGGGAAGGGCCGGACGGCCATTGCGGCCAAGCCGGTGCCCATTGATTCCGTGGAGGTGACCGAGTCCCAACGCCTGGTCACGGGGATTGCCGAGTTTGACCGGGTGCTCGGGGGCGGTATTGTGGACGGTTCGCTGATTCTTATCGGCGGGGATCCGGGCATAGGCAAGTCCACCCTTATGCTCCAGGTGCTCTCCATCCTGTCCAAGGCCGGGAGAAAGTGCCTTTATATCTCCGGGGAGGAGTCCGTCCGCCAGCTTTCCATGCGGGGCCAGCGTCTGGAGTCGGCCAGTTCCAATCTCTATGTGGTCTCCGAGACCGACCTGGACGCCATTTTGTCCATGGCGGACCAGGATAAATACGATGCCATGGTGGTGGATTCCATCCAGACCGTTTTCCATCCGGAAATCACATCCACACCGGGAAGCGTGGCCCAGATCCGTGAAGCATCCATGCAGTTCATGCGCCTGGCAAAGCAGACGGGCATTCCCATTTTTCTGGTGGGCCATGTCACCAAGATCGGGGCCATTGCAGGCCCCCGTATCATGGAGCACATGGTGGATACGGTGCTCTACTTCGAAGGGGACAAGAGCCATATTTTCAGGATTCTGAGGGCGGTGAAAAACCGGTTCGGCTCCACCAACGAGATCGGGGTCTTTGAAATGCGCGAACAGGGCCTGGCCCAGGTGCCCAATCCCTCGGCCGTGTTTTTATCCGAACGGGCCGCAGTGGCCCCGGGGTCTGTGGTCACCGCCTGCATGGAAGGGACCCGGCCCATTCTGGTGGAAATCCAGGGCCTGGTGTCCAGCACCAGCCTGGGGACCCCGAGGCGGACGGTACTGGGCCTGGATGGCCACCGGGTGGCACTGATCGTGGCCGTCATGGAAAAGCGGCTGGGCATGAACCTGGCCGGCCTGGATATTTTCATGAATGTCACCGGCGGTGTCCGCATTCTTGAACCCGCCGCCGACCTGGCCATTGCAGCGGCCCTGGCCGGCAGTTTTCTGGACCGGCCCGTGGAGAAGGAGACCACCCTTATCGGGGAGATCGGCCTCACCGGCGAGATCCGGGCCGTCAGCCACGCCCAGGCCCGGATCAAGGAGGCCGCCAAGATGGGATTCACCCGTTGCCTGGTGCCCACCGCCACCATGAAGCAGTTATCAAAGATTAAGGGCATGACCATTGAAAGCGTGAGTTTTTTAAAGGATGCCATGGAGGTATTGTTTGAGGGGTAA
- a CDS encoding RlmE family RNA methyltransferase → MPWRYCLRGKPKKKGRGGKGGQWADHLTEKAKSQGYPARSIYKLEEIQTKFRVMKKGDTVLDLGCAPGSWMLYAAKEVGKEGRVFGIDLKAVEIKLPENITAIQDNILKLENPGFIEEVDGFHTIMSDMAPATTGRKDVDALRSFELCRMALDTALKNLAPKGNFICKIFQGNDFKAFEKEVKAAFRECKIFKPESCRKQSKEIYIIAKGKK, encoded by the coding sequence ATGCCATGGAGGTATTGTTTGAGGGGTAAACCAAAGAAAAAAGGCCGCGGCGGTAAAGGGGGCCAGTGGGCCGACCATCTGACGGAAAAAGCCAAATCCCAAGGCTATCCGGCCCGGTCCATATATAAGCTGGAAGAGATTCAAACCAAGTTCCGCGTGATGAAAAAAGGGGATACCGTGCTGGATCTGGGCTGTGCCCCGGGTTCCTGGATGCTCTATGCGGCCAAAGAGGTGGGAAAAGAGGGGCGGGTTTTCGGCATCGACCTGAAGGCCGTTGAGATTAAATTGCCTGAAAACATAACGGCCATCCAGGACAATATACTGAAGCTGGAAAATCCGGGTTTCATCGAGGAGGTGGACGGGTTTCATACCATCATGAGCGACATGGCACCGGCCACCACCGGCAGGAAGGATGTGGATGCCCTCAGGTCCTTTGAACTCTGCCGCATGGCCCTGGATACGGCGCTGAAAAATCTGGCGCCCAAGGGTAATTTCATCTGCAAAATTTTTCAGGGCAATGACTTTAAGGCGTTTGAAAAAGAAGTAAAAGCCGCTTTCAGAGAATGTAAGATTTTCAAGCCGGAAAGTTGCAGAAAACAGAGTAAAGAAATATATATAATAGCAAAAGGTAAAAAATAA
- a CDS encoding TrpB-like pyridoxal phosphate-dependent enzyme: MPTKIFLSEDEIPRQWYNLAADLPGTINPPLGQDGNPISPDMLAAVFPMNLIEQEVSQERWIDIPEGVLDLLYRWRPSPLHRALYLEKALDTPAKIFYKNESVSPAGSHKPNTAVAQAWYNKEFGIKRLTTETGAGQWGSALSYSCALLGLECKVFMVRVSFDQKPFRKVLMQTWGGKCIPSPSMETQVGREILEQMPDTPGSLGIAISEAIEQAVGDETGQTRYSLGSVLNHVMLHQTIIGLEAKKQLKKAGIDKVDTVIGCAGGGSNFAGLSFPFVYDKINGADIEIIPVEPASCPTLTATPFSYDHGDVAKMTPMLPMHSLGHKFIPAPIHAGGLRYHGMAPLVSHAVEAGLMDPIAVKQLECYEAGLLFARTEGLLVAPETCHAVAAAIRSANQAKEEGKEKTIIFNLSGHGLMDLNGYEKFMAGELQDIALSAQDVEESRNISLAGHPVPKI; this comes from the coding sequence ATGCCGACCAAAATTTTTCTAAGCGAAGATGAAATTCCCCGCCAATGGTATAATTTAGCTGCAGATCTGCCCGGTACCATCAACCCGCCCCTGGGCCAGGACGGAAATCCCATCAGCCCGGACATGCTGGCGGCGGTATTCCCCATGAACCTCATCGAACAGGAAGTCTCCCAGGAAAGATGGATCGACATCCCCGAAGGCGTCCTGGACCTGCTTTACCGCTGGCGTCCCTCTCCCCTTCACCGGGCCCTGTACCTGGAAAAGGCCCTGGATACCCCGGCCAAGATTTTTTATAAAAACGAGAGCGTCTCCCCTGCCGGGAGCCACAAGCCCAATACGGCAGTGGCCCAGGCCTGGTACAATAAGGAATTCGGAATCAAACGCCTGACAACGGAAACCGGTGCCGGCCAGTGGGGCTCGGCCCTCTCTTATTCCTGCGCCCTGCTGGGACTGGAGTGCAAGGTGTTCATGGTCAGGGTCAGTTTTGACCAGAAGCCCTTCAGAAAGGTGCTCATGCAGACCTGGGGGGGCAAATGCATCCCCAGTCCTTCCATGGAAACCCAGGTGGGCCGCGAAATTTTAGAACAGATGCCCGATACCCCGGGCTCCCTGGGCATTGCCATTTCCGAAGCCATTGAACAGGCCGTGGGGGACGAGACCGGCCAGACCCGCTATTCCCTGGGCTCGGTGCTCAACCATGTTATGCTCCACCAGACCATCATCGGCCTGGAAGCCAAAAAACAATTGAAAAAGGCGGGAATCGATAAGGTCGATACGGTGATCGGCTGTGCCGGAGGCGGGTCCAATTTCGCCGGCCTGTCCTTCCCTTTTGTTTACGACAAAATCAACGGGGCAGACATAGAGATTATTCCGGTGGAACCGGCGTCCTGCCCCACCCTCACGGCCACCCCCTTTTCCTACGACCACGGCGACGTGGCCAAAATGACCCCCATGCTGCCCATGCATTCCCTGGGGCATAAATTTATTCCGGCGCCCATCCATGCCGGCGGATTGCGCTACCACGGCATGGCCCCCCTGGTTTCCCATGCGGTGGAAGCCGGACTCATGGACCCCATTGCCGTAAAACAGCTGGAATGCTATGAGGCCGGACTGCTCTTCGCCCGGACAGAAGGCCTGCTGGTGGCCCCGGAAACCTGTCACGCCGTTGCCGCGGCCATCCGTTCGGCCAACCAGGCCAAGGAAGAGGGCAAAGAAAAGACGATCATCTTCAACCTCTCCGGCCACGGCCTCATGGACCTCAACGGCTATGAAAAATTCATGGCAGGAGAACTCCAGGATATTGCGCTCTCCGCCCAGGATGTGGAGGAATCCAGAAACATCAGCCTGGCGGGACATCCGGTCCCTAAAATCTGA
- a CDS encoding GNAT family N-acetyltransferase, whose translation MKIITEFNPPSHETKALEEKLLRHNSRRIEGYGYEEVIIKVMDDCRALAAGIHCTIGGGWMYIASLWVHEKHRQRGTGTDLLKRAESIAQEKNCVGIYLYTYSFQNPGFYEKRGYRIFGSLEQFCHDHSKLYMKKYWG comes from the coding sequence ATGAAAATAATCACCGAATTCAATCCCCCTTCCCATGAGACCAAAGCCCTGGAGGAGAAACTACTCCGGCACAATTCCCGCCGGATAGAGGGATACGGCTACGAGGAGGTGATCATAAAGGTGATGGATGACTGCCGTGCCCTGGCCGCCGGCATCCATTGCACCATCGGCGGCGGCTGGATGTACATCGCCAGCCTCTGGGTCCATGAAAAACACAGGCAGCGGGGAACGGGCACCGATCTCCTCAAACGGGCGGAATCCATTGCCCAGGAGAAAAACTGCGTGGGTATCTACCTTTACACCTACAGCTTTCAGAATCCAGGATTTTATGAAAAACGGGGATACCGCATATTCGGCAGTCTTGAGCAATTTTGCCATGACCATTCAAAACTCTATATGAAAAAATACTGGGGATAG
- a CDS encoding TetR/AcrR family transcriptional regulator: MKKTPLAKLKEKEKKARQKLIVDAAERLFSAKPFPKVSMRDIADESGISLSSIYRYFPDQESLFLEALVRGAKKAEARLKSLTGEADTGVREIGRTFVEFLIDNDPYFRMMTHFMLDGVLNKESVEKLNRIERALLDQFNGFFNILNPQGSHRMLSHAFFAALNGILITYRNYPGRDVDDVHKHMLQLADIMAGLFETAVHSGAPAGETAQ, translated from the coding sequence ATGAAGAAAACACCCCTTGCCAAACTCAAGGAAAAAGAAAAAAAAGCCAGGCAGAAACTCATTGTGGATGCGGCGGAACGGCTCTTTTCCGCCAAACCTTTTCCCAAGGTCAGCATGCGTGATATTGCCGATGAATCAGGCATATCCCTCTCTTCCATCTACCGCTATTTTCCGGACCAGGAATCATTGTTCCTTGAGGCCCTGGTCAGGGGGGCAAAGAAAGCCGAGGCCCGGCTCAAGTCCCTGACCGGCGAGGCGGACACCGGTGTCCGGGAGATCGGCAGGACCTTTGTGGAATTTCTCATTGACAATGATCCCTATTTCAGGATGATGACCCATTTCATGCTGGACGGGGTACTCAATAAGGAATCCGTGGAGAAACTGAACCGGATTGAACGGGCTCTGCTGGACCAGTTCAACGGATTTTTCAACATCCTCAACCCCCAGGGCAGCCACCGGATGCTCTCCCATGCCTTTTTTGCCGCCCTCAACGGCATCCTCATCACCTACCGGAACTATCCGGGGCGGGATGTGGATGATGTACACAAGCACATGCTGCAGCTGGCAGATATCATGGCCGGATTGTTCGAAACCGCCGTCCACTCCGGGGCACCGGCCGGAGAAACCGCACAATGA
- a CDS encoding diacylglycerol kinase: protein MNKKPAPKTGAARIWAAFLYTLKGLKYAWANEAAFRQELILVAVLSAALVFLPLSLAWKGLLFFATALVLIVELLNSAVEAVVDMVSPDFHELAGRAKDMCSAAVFVSLAMAGILWAMALAQLWT, encoded by the coding sequence ATGAATAAAAAACCCGCTCCCAAAACCGGCGCCGCCAGAATCTGGGCGGCATTTTTATACACCCTCAAAGGCCTGAAATATGCCTGGGCCAATGAGGCGGCTTTTCGCCAGGAACTGATTCTGGTGGCCGTTCTTTCAGCGGCCCTGGTCTTCCTGCCCCTCTCCTTGGCCTGGAAGGGCCTGCTCTTCTTTGCCACAGCCCTGGTTCTCATTGTCGAACTGCTCAACTCCGCAGTGGAAGCGGTGGTGGATATGGTCTCTCCGGATTTCCATGAACTGGCCGGCCGGGCCAAGGATATGTGCAGCGCCGCCGTTTTCGTCAGCCTGGCCATGGCCGGCATCCTCTGGGCAATGGCCCTGGCCCAGCTCTGGACATAA
- a CDS encoding long-chain fatty acid--CoA ligase, whose protein sequence is MNINIGTMFANRAFLSPDLEACIGTGYRYTYDGMNRRINRFAAYLSQAGVRTGDRIAVLAKNNEQVLTTLFGAAKKGVITVVLNFRLTAPELSYILNDSGSTLLVYGDEFYPTVERLKSGTPVEDFIAIENSGDPKGPDKSFESVLADMGEEEPVPAGSGSDPAVLMYTSGTTGNPKGAVLTHDNCFWAAVGLVHSLEWTFQYRFLSVAPLFHIGGLAPIFANIHVGCPMVFMPDFDPAAAWEIIEKEKITFAMTVPVMLQYMAMVPGFRDRDLSALKYFICGGAPVPQSLIQSYDTSGIDVYQVYGATEYSGAITFWTKAMGLEKSDSMGKPVFHGDIKIMDPVSGKELETGGTGEICIFGPQVFKGYWENPEATAAALVDGYYRSGDLGRKDKNGFIYVVDRLKDMIISGGENIYPAELESVITAHPKVAEAAVIGKPDGKWGEIPVAFIVPAQDAAPSPSEIIDHCRQNLAGFKCVKEIHFIDQVPRNTLGKVLKRSLKDQIKDRI, encoded by the coding sequence ATGAATATCAACATCGGCACCATGTTCGCAAACCGCGCATTCCTCAGCCCCGACCTCGAAGCCTGCATCGGCACCGGGTACCGGTACACCTACGATGGGATGAACCGGCGTATCAACCGATTTGCCGCCTACCTCTCCCAAGCCGGTGTCCGGACCGGAGACCGCATCGCCGTCCTGGCCAAAAACAACGAACAGGTTCTCACCACCCTGTTCGGGGCCGCCAAAAAAGGGGTCATTACTGTGGTTCTCAATTTCAGGCTCACGGCTCCCGAACTGAGCTATATCCTCAACGACAGCGGGAGCACCCTTCTGGTCTACGGGGATGAATTTTACCCAACCGTTGAACGCCTTAAATCCGGCACTCCGGTAGAGGATTTCATCGCCATCGAAAATTCCGGCGACCCAAAGGGCCCGGATAAATCCTTTGAAAGCGTGCTGGCGGACATGGGCGAGGAGGAACCGGTACCGGCAGGTTCAGGCAGCGATCCGGCCGTACTCATGTACACTTCGGGCACCACGGGCAATCCCAAGGGAGCGGTCCTCACCCATGACAACTGTTTCTGGGCCGCCGTCGGCCTGGTACACAGCCTGGAATGGACATTCCAATACCGCTTCCTTTCCGTGGCCCCCCTCTTCCACATCGGCGGCCTGGCCCCCATCTTCGCCAACATCCATGTGGGGTGCCCCATGGTGTTCATGCCCGATTTTGACCCGGCTGCGGCCTGGGAAATCATTGAAAAAGAAAAGATCACCTTTGCCATGACCGTCCCGGTGATGCTTCAGTACATGGCCATGGTGCCCGGTTTCCGGGACCGGGACCTCTCCGCCCTTAAATATTTCATCTGCGGCGGCGCGCCGGTGCCCCAATCCCTTATCCAGTCCTACGACACCAGCGGCATTGACGTTTACCAGGTATACGGGGCCACGGAATATTCCGGGGCCATCACCTTCTGGACCAAGGCCATGGGACTTGAAAAATCCGATTCCATGGGCAAACCCGTATTCCACGGCGATATCAAAATCATGGATCCTGTTTCCGGAAAAGAACTCGAAACCGGGGGAACCGGGGAAATCTGCATTTTCGGTCCCCAGGTATTCAAGGGCTACTGGGAGAATCCAGAAGCCACTGCAGCCGCCCTTGTGGACGGGTATTACCGTTCCGGGGACCTGGGGAGGAAAGACAAAAACGGTTTTATCTATGTGGTGGACCGCCTCAAGGATATGATCATTTCCGGCGGGGAAAACATCTATCCGGCAGAACTGGAGTCGGTGATCACCGCCCATCCCAAGGTGGCTGAAGCCGCCGTTATCGGCAAGCCCGACGGCAAATGGGGGGAAATCCCCGTGGCATTTATTGTCCCGGCCCAGGATGCGGCCCCGTCCCCGTCGGAAATCATTGACCACTGCCGGCAAAACCTTGCCGGATTCAAATGTGTCAAAGAAATCCATTTCATCGACCAGGTTCCCCGGAACACCCTGGGCAAGGTATTGAAACGATCCCTCAAAGACCAAATAAAGGACCGGATTTAA